From Proteiniborus sp. MB09-C3, the proteins below share one genomic window:
- a CDS encoding carbohydrate ABC transporter permease has product MLAKQGSKKIKPAKKITGGKIFDVFNVILLIALMVVCVYPLLYVLFASLSDPYLLMQHKGLLYKPLGFTLQGYSLVFKNPSIMKGFLNTVFYVVAGTGISIFFTAISAYVLAQDELLFKKPLMLMVTVTMFFSGGLIPFFLQVERLGLRDTRWAIILPSAISAWSLIVLRTAFKKVPKSLIESAKMDGANDFTILFKIVIPSCKATMAVMVLMYAVGQWNSWFNAMIFLDDRGKYPLQLILREILISGDMREMMNLPRGSAQFIQAEAYKGLIKYSTIVISTLPILCIYPFVQKHFVKGSMLGSLKE; this is encoded by the coding sequence ATGTTAGCAAAACAAGGCTCAAAAAAAATAAAGCCTGCAAAGAAAATTACAGGCGGAAAGATTTTTGATGTATTTAATGTAATACTGTTGATAGCTCTTATGGTTGTATGCGTATACCCTCTTTTGTATGTATTATTTGCATCCTTAAGTGATCCATATCTCCTTATGCAGCATAAAGGACTTTTATATAAACCTTTAGGATTTACTCTCCAAGGTTATTCTTTAGTTTTTAAGAATCCAAGTATTATGAAAGGCTTTTTAAATACGGTTTTTTATGTTGTTGCAGGAACAGGCATAAGTATATTTTTTACCGCAATTTCTGCTTATGTGCTTGCTCAGGACGAATTATTATTTAAGAAACCTCTGATGCTAATGGTTACTGTAACCATGTTTTTTAGCGGAGGTTTGATTCCATTCTTTTTACAGGTGGAAAGACTTGGTTTAAGAGATACTAGATGGGCAATTATTTTACCATCAGCCATATCTGCATGGAGCCTTATTGTACTTAGAACAGCATTTAAAAAAGTACCTAAAAGCCTTATAGAATCTGCAAAAATGGATGGTGCTAATGATTTTACTATTTTATTTAAGATTGTCATACCTAGTTGCAAGGCAACTATGGCAGTTATGGTATTAATGTATGCGGTAGGTCAATGGAATTCATGGTTTAATGCAATGATTTTCCTAGATGATAGAGGAAAATATCCATTGCAGCTTATTCTGCGTGAAATACTTATATCCGGTGATATGAGGGAAATGATGAATCTTCCTCGAGGCTCTGCACAATTTATTCAGGCTGAAGCATATAAGGGGTTAATTAAATACAGTACCATAGTTATTTCAACTCTGCCAATTCTGTGTATTTACCCCTTTGTACAAAAGCATTTTGTTAAGGGTAGCATGCTGGGGTCATTAAAAGAATAA
- a CDS encoding ABC transporter permease subunit: MDTTKQIDNKPVEKKKTKWEKVKKDFKKHKYVYMMAIPMIIFFILFSYMPMYGVLIGFKDFNPRLGVWGSPWVGLKHFRNFFGSIYFMRTLKNTALLSLYSLAWGFPAAIILSLLLNEIKNEKFKRSVQTITYLPHFISLVVICGLIVDFTSTDGLINSILVNFGVEPVNWLTKPEWFRTIYIGSGLWQSIGWDSIIFLAALSGIDPSLYEAAKIDGAGRWKQMLHVTLPGLAPTIIVMFILNIGGLMSVGSQKIINLYNPLTYETSDVISSYVYRKGVRGGEYSFSTAVGLFESAIGFALLIIANKISKKVTEESLW; encoded by the coding sequence GTGGATACGACAAAACAAATAGATAATAAACCTGTTGAAAAGAAGAAAACAAAATGGGAAAAAGTCAAAAAAGACTTTAAAAAGCATAAATATGTTTACATGATGGCTATACCAATGATAATATTTTTTATCCTGTTTAGCTATATGCCTATGTATGGGGTACTTATAGGTTTTAAGGATTTCAACCCAAGGCTAGGCGTATGGGGAAGTCCATGGGTGGGGCTTAAGCATTTCAGAAATTTTTTCGGCAGCATATATTTTATGAGAACACTAAAAAATACAGCACTGTTGAGTCTTTACTCCTTAGCATGGGGATTCCCAGCAGCTATTATTTTATCATTGTTGCTAAATGAAATAAAAAATGAAAAATTTAAGAGAAGTGTGCAGACAATCACTTATTTACCTCATTTTATATCGCTGGTAGTAATATGTGGCTTGATCGTGGATTTTACATCAACTGATGGCTTGATAAACTCAATACTTGTAAACTTTGGGGTAGAGCCTGTAAATTGGCTTACAAAGCCTGAGTGGTTTAGAACCATTTACATAGGCTCTGGGTTATGGCAGAGTATTGGCTGGGACAGTATAATATTTCTTGCCGCTCTTTCGGGAATAGATCCTTCCCTATATGAGGCAGCTAAAATTGATGGGGCAGGAAGATGGAAGCAAATGCTCCATGTTACTCTACCAGGCTTAGCTCCAACTATTATTGTAATGTTTATACTTAATATCGGTGGGCTTATGAGTGTAGGCTCCCAAAAGATTATTAATTTGTACAATCCACTGACATATGAAACTTCTGACGTTATATCTAGTTATGTATATAGAAAAGGCGTTAGAGGTGGCGAATATAGTTTCAGTACAGCAGTAGGTCTTTTTGAATCAGCAATTGGATTTGCTTTACTCATAATAGCAAATAAGATCAGTAAGAAAGTAACCGAAGAAAGTTTATGGTAG